From a region of the Corallococcus coralloides DSM 2259 genome:
- a CDS encoding RtcB family protein encodes MQPKLNRLLRALAREGLDVAYDGRVYTVRLQADPHAPPAEVLLPPDLPVEGKALQQLAALAALHHPDGGRVKQVRATPDFHPGDSGVAIGSVVHTEGLVVPGAVGTDINCGMRLHVADIPVDAFLARRDAFVERMKGHYFFGTRDVAQGSRALEALLRDGLPGWLLETEDQPLGMAARVDLGQLHRESGRVHLGGALEGDPAWAPTGLRREGVVRDPGLATIGGGNHFVEVQRVEAVVDRARAWAWGVREGQLAFMVHSGSRDMGKHVGRTWQERARAAWPSGAPHPASGIFPLADPAKVREYLKAEATAANYAFLNRLLLAELVRQTLRELFGDVEAPLVYDVPHNITLPWEGGWLARKGACPAEEDQPVIIPGSMGATSYLMRGLGNAKALASASHGAGRAHSRFSMSRGGAKHREEDLGLTGVDCIAMRAERRIEEAPAAYKPIGPVVASQVDADIVREVARLRPLMTFKA; translated from the coding sequence ATGCAGCCGAAACTGAACCGGCTCCTGCGGGCACTTGCCCGCGAGGGGCTCGACGTTGCCTACGACGGTCGTGTCTACACGGTCCGCCTCCAGGCGGATCCCCATGCGCCCCCCGCCGAAGTCCTCCTTCCCCCGGACCTGCCGGTGGAGGGCAAGGCGCTCCAGCAGCTCGCGGCGCTCGCCGCGCTCCATCACCCCGACGGAGGCCGCGTGAAGCAGGTGCGCGCGACGCCGGACTTCCACCCGGGTGACTCCGGGGTGGCCATCGGGTCGGTGGTCCACACGGAGGGCCTGGTGGTCCCCGGCGCCGTGGGCACGGACATCAACTGCGGCATGCGCCTGCACGTCGCGGACATCCCCGTGGACGCCTTCCTCGCCCGCCGCGACGCCTTCGTCGAGCGGATGAAGGGGCACTACTTCTTCGGCACGCGGGACGTGGCCCAGGGCTCGCGCGCCCTGGAGGCGCTGCTGCGGGACGGCCTGCCCGGCTGGCTCCTGGAGACGGAAGACCAGCCCCTGGGCATGGCGGCCCGGGTGGACCTGGGCCAGCTTCACCGCGAGTCCGGCCGCGTCCATCTGGGCGGGGCGCTGGAGGGGGACCCGGCGTGGGCGCCCACCGGGCTGCGGCGGGAGGGCGTGGTGCGCGACCCCGGACTGGCCACCATTGGTGGTGGCAACCACTTCGTGGAGGTGCAGCGGGTGGAGGCCGTGGTGGACCGGGCGCGGGCGTGGGCCTGGGGCGTGCGGGAGGGGCAGCTCGCGTTCATGGTGCACTCCGGCTCGCGGGACATGGGCAAGCACGTGGGGCGCACCTGGCAGGAGCGGGCGCGCGCCGCGTGGCCCTCGGGGGCTCCGCACCCGGCGAGCGGCATCTTCCCGCTCGCGGACCCGGCGAAGGTGCGTGAGTACCTGAAGGCGGAGGCCACGGCCGCCAACTACGCCTTCCTCAACCGGCTGCTGCTCGCGGAGCTGGTGCGGCAGACGTTGCGGGAGCTGTTCGGGGACGTGGAGGCGCCGCTCGTCTACGACGTGCCCCACAACATCACCCTGCCGTGGGAAGGCGGCTGGCTGGCGCGCAAGGGGGCCTGCCCGGCCGAGGAGGACCAGCCGGTCATCATCCCCGGCTCCATGGGCGCCACGTCCTACCTGATGCGGGGCCTGGGCAACGCGAAGGCCCTGGCGTCGGCCTCGCATGGGGCGGGGCGGGCCCACTCGCGCTTCTCCATGTCACGGGGCGGCGCGAAGCACCGGGAGGAGGACCTGGGGCTGACGGGGGTGGACTGCATCGCGATGCGGGCCGAGCGCCGCATCGAGGAGGCCCCCGCCGCCTACAAGCCCATTGGTCCGGTGGTGGCCTCCCAGGTGGACGCCGACATC
- a CDS encoding MarR family winged helix-turn-helix transcriptional regulator, translating to MSAKSSPRWDPEAVPTFWINHASRLLMRHFEQRLRPLEFGMAYLPVVIALEEHGPLLQKQLAEYAHVEQPTMAALLTRMERDGLIARHPHPDDKRASQISLSAKARERLPRAKEQLEDVAEQATAGFSEKERATFMSLLRRVVANLEPASGD from the coding sequence ATGAGCGCGAAGTCCTCTCCCCGCTGGGACCCGGAAGCCGTACCGACCTTCTGGATCAACCATGCGTCCCGGCTGCTGATGCGCCACTTCGAGCAGCGGCTGCGGCCGCTCGAGTTCGGGATGGCCTACCTGCCGGTGGTCATCGCGCTGGAGGAGCATGGGCCCCTCCTCCAGAAGCAGCTCGCGGAGTACGCCCACGTCGAGCAGCCCACCATGGCCGCGCTCCTCACGCGCATGGAGCGCGACGGGCTCATCGCGCGTCATCCCCACCCGGACGACAAGCGCGCCAGTCAAATCTCGCTCTCGGCCAAGGCCCGGGAGCGCCTGCCGCGAGCGAAGGAACAGCTGGAGGACGTCGCGGAGCAGGCGACCGCGGGCTTCAGCGAAAAAGAGCGCGCCACGTTCATGTCGCTCCTGCGCCGCGTGGTGGCCAACCTGGAGCCGGCGTCCGGGGATTGA
- a CDS encoding bifunctional metallophosphatase/5'-nucleotidase — MTQGRGLLNRSSFLMRALRTGTFCLVGASSLMTACDSNDDPPVDPTPVDRSPRKLTVLQTSDLHTNIFPWDYFTGKADAKRGLSKVATLIKQERAKNPDCTLLVDTGDTIQGSPLGTYYAQVDNASKHPMATAMNELGYAAMAMGNHEFNYGQDVLNKFKGEANFPLLGANVRKSSDGSEAFTPYVMTTVCDVKVGILGLVTPGVATWERKDNITGLRFDEPLETAKTYVPLMKAAGADVVLVAIHGGPDKQPTGSATSPESWLADYADATKWTDRGNLTAENQAVQIAQQVADVDVLLTGHTHQPIPKMLLKQQDGREVLLTQPNRWGSHLAHVELNVTWNGERWGVDAHDSQLHAVDETVDEDANVKQLTQAAHDTTVDYVNQKIGSTTAPFTGGFPGRYVDSALSDLLNIVQEEAAKEAGFPVDLSATALFSNDVALPQGDVTLRDAYSVYIYDNTLYVMEINGSILRRALEMNTLYFKQLDAANLPAKPADAKATTPVVADYNWDLYSHIEYGYDLTKPAGSRLTHLRFKGEDVKDEQLFRIAVNNYRGGGGGGYSMFKEGRLLWSSADGVRDYVARYMQEHQNLSPDAVNTCNFTLAPDLYAHYFQATLGPAKCAPVVQ, encoded by the coding sequence ATGACACAAGGTCGAGGCCTCTTGAACCGCTCCTCCTTCCTGATGCGCGCGCTGCGCACCGGCACTTTCTGTCTCGTGGGCGCCAGCTCGCTCATGACCGCCTGTGACTCCAACGATGATCCCCCCGTCGACCCGACTCCGGTGGACCGGTCGCCGCGAAAGCTGACCGTGCTGCAGACCAGCGACCTGCACACCAACATCTTCCCGTGGGACTACTTCACCGGGAAGGCGGACGCGAAGCGCGGCCTCTCCAAGGTGGCCACGCTCATCAAGCAGGAGCGCGCGAAGAACCCGGACTGCACGCTGCTCGTGGACACGGGTGACACCATCCAGGGCTCGCCGCTCGGCACCTACTACGCCCAGGTGGACAACGCGTCCAAGCACCCCATGGCCACCGCCATGAACGAGCTGGGCTACGCCGCCATGGCCATGGGCAACCACGAGTTCAACTACGGCCAGGACGTCCTCAATAAGTTCAAGGGCGAGGCGAACTTCCCACTCCTGGGCGCCAACGTGCGCAAGAGCTCGGACGGCTCCGAGGCCTTCACCCCGTACGTGATGACCACGGTGTGCGACGTGAAGGTCGGCATCCTCGGGCTGGTGACGCCGGGCGTGGCGACGTGGGAGCGCAAGGACAACATCACCGGGCTGCGCTTCGATGAACCGCTGGAGACCGCGAAGACGTACGTGCCGCTGATGAAGGCGGCTGGCGCGGACGTGGTGCTGGTGGCCATCCACGGCGGCCCGGACAAGCAGCCGACGGGCAGCGCGACCAGCCCCGAGTCGTGGCTCGCGGACTACGCGGACGCCACGAAGTGGACCGACCGCGGCAACCTCACCGCTGAGAACCAGGCCGTGCAGATTGCCCAGCAGGTGGCGGACGTGGACGTGCTCCTCACCGGCCACACCCACCAGCCCATCCCGAAGATGCTGCTGAAGCAGCAGGATGGCCGCGAGGTCCTCCTCACGCAGCCCAACCGTTGGGGCAGCCACCTGGCCCACGTGGAGCTCAACGTCACCTGGAACGGGGAGCGCTGGGGCGTGGACGCGCACGACTCGCAGCTCCACGCGGTGGACGAGACGGTGGATGAGGATGCCAACGTCAAGCAGCTCACCCAGGCCGCCCACGACACCACGGTGGACTACGTGAACCAGAAGATTGGCAGCACCACCGCGCCCTTCACGGGCGGCTTCCCCGGCCGCTACGTGGACAGCGCGCTGTCGGACCTGCTCAACATCGTGCAGGAGGAGGCCGCGAAGGAGGCCGGCTTCCCCGTGGACCTGTCCGCGACCGCCCTGTTCTCCAATGACGTCGCGCTGCCGCAGGGGGACGTCACCCTGCGGGACGCCTACAGCGTCTACATCTACGACAACACGCTGTACGTGATGGAGATCAACGGCTCCATCCTCCGGCGCGCGCTGGAGATGAACACGCTGTACTTCAAGCAGCTGGACGCGGCGAACCTGCCCGCGAAGCCCGCGGACGCGAAGGCCACCACGCCCGTCGTCGCGGACTACAACTGGGACCTCTACTCGCACATCGAATACGGCTACGACCTGACGAAGCCCGCGGGCTCGCGGCTCACGCACCTGCGCTTCAAGGGCGAGGACGTGAAGGACGAGCAGCTCTTCCGCATCGCCGTGAACAACTACCGCGGCGGTGGCGGAGGCGGGTACAGCATGTTCAAGGAAGGCCGGTTGCTGTGGTCCTCCGCGGACGGGGTGCGTGACTACGTCGCGCGCTACATGCAGGAGCACCAGAACCTGTCGCCGGACGCGGTGAACACCTGCAACTTCACGCTCGCGCCGGACCTCTACGCGCATTACTTCCAGGCCACGCTCGGCCCGGCGAAGTGCGCGCCCGTCGTGCAGTGA